The following proteins are encoded in a genomic region of Comamonas resistens:
- a CDS encoding P1 family peptidase, with amino-acid sequence MPSPSSIQDLLRHQGHIGLVKGLRVGHFTDPRRPTGCTAVLCPEGAVGGVDVRGAAPGTRETDLLHPSNLVQQVHGIMLSGGSAWGLDAATGAVRWLEEQGVGLDIGVGRIPLVPAAVLFDVMMGDWLVRPDAAAGYAACRNASTDRAAEGSVGAGAGAVVGKVFGLDRAMKGGIGSASFTVDGVTVGAIIACNALGDVFNPFTAQLLAGTRAKDGLQLRGTRDALLDGEEPRPVLAGSNTTIGVVATDAQLSKVQAHRMAVVAHDGLARAINPVHTMSDGDSLFALGTGQSGKSLGMMTLCTLAAEAVAVATARAILLAHSVEVANQPRLPSACDMGVC; translated from the coding sequence ATGCCCTCACCCTCGTCCATTCAGGATTTGCTCCGCCACCAGGGCCACATCGGCCTGGTCAAGGGCCTGCGCGTCGGTCATTTCACGGATCCGCGCCGCCCCACGGGCTGCACTGCGGTGCTCTGCCCCGAAGGTGCCGTGGGCGGTGTCGATGTGCGCGGCGCGGCACCCGGCACGCGCGAGACCGATCTGCTGCATCCCAGCAATCTGGTGCAACAGGTGCACGGCATCATGCTGTCCGGCGGCAGTGCCTGGGGCCTAGATGCTGCAACGGGCGCAGTACGCTGGCTGGAGGAACAGGGGGTGGGCCTCGACATAGGCGTGGGCCGCATTCCGCTGGTTCCTGCCGCCGTGCTGTTTGACGTGATGATGGGCGACTGGCTGGTACGCCCCGATGCGGCTGCGGGCTATGCGGCCTGCCGGAACGCCAGCACGGATCGCGCAGCCGAAGGCTCGGTAGGTGCTGGCGCCGGTGCCGTCGTGGGCAAGGTGTTTGGCCTGGATCGCGCCATGAAGGGTGGCATAGGCTCGGCCAGCTTCACGGTCGATGGCGTGACCGTGGGCGCCATCATTGCCTGCAACGCGCTGGGCGATGTGTTCAATCCCTTTACAGCTCAGTTGCTTGCAGGCACCCGCGCCAAGGATGGCTTGCAGCTGCGCGGCACGCGTGATGCCTTGCTCGATGGCGAAGAGCCCAGGCCGGTACTGGCAGGCAGCAACACCACGATTGGCGTAGTTGCCACAGATGCGCAGCTGAGCAAGGTTCAGGCCCACAGAATGGCAGTTGTCGCCCACGACGGGCTGGCCCGCGCCATCAACCCCGTGCACACCATGAGCGATGGCGACAGCCTCTTTGCCCTGGGCACCGGCCAGTCCGGCAAAAGCCTGGGCATGATGACACTGTGCACGCTGGCCGCCGAGGCAGTGGCGGTCGCCACGGCCCGTGCCATCCTGCTGGCTCACTCTGTAGAGGTAGCCAATCAACCCAGGTTGCCCTCGGCCTGCGATATGGGAGTGTGCTGA
- a CDS encoding MetQ/NlpA family ABC transporter substrate-binding protein, which produces MSARFSFAASRRAVLATAAMALLATAAAPALANDAAKKNLLIGATAGSNYDLLQKGIVPQLQKKGYQIKLIEFNDYVQPNLALSDGSLDANFFQHRAYFDQFTTDRKLALSVIAQGPVAPMGVYSKKHKSLADIKSGAKVALPNDPSNLARALLVLQQAGLVKVKEGVNPARISELDLAANPHKLKFVALEAAQLPRVLEDADYVVVNGNFAVSSGLKLSEAVVLEKTPDLYLNVVAVKTGNENSQWAKDLAAAYRSPEFKAVVDSQFPGYSKPAFLK; this is translated from the coding sequence ATGTCTGCACGTTTTTCTTTTGCCGCCAGTCGCCGCGCAGTTCTGGCAACGGCTGCCATGGCCTTGCTGGCCACAGCGGCAGCTCCTGCTCTGGCCAATGATGCTGCCAAGAAGAACCTGCTGATTGGCGCCACCGCCGGCTCCAATTACGACCTGCTGCAAAAAGGCATAGTGCCTCAGCTGCAGAAAAAGGGCTATCAGATCAAGCTGATCGAGTTCAATGACTATGTTCAGCCCAATCTGGCGCTGTCCGACGGTTCGCTGGATGCCAATTTCTTCCAGCACCGTGCCTATTTCGATCAGTTCACCACCGATCGCAAGCTGGCGCTGAGCGTGATTGCGCAAGGCCCGGTGGCACCCATGGGCGTTTACAGCAAAAAGCACAAGTCCTTGGCCGATATCAAGAGCGGCGCCAAGGTGGCTCTGCCCAATGACCCCAGCAACCTGGCGCGTGCATTGCTGGTGTTGCAGCAGGCCGGCCTTGTCAAGGTCAAGGAAGGGGTGAACCCGGCTCGCATCTCCGAGCTGGATCTGGCTGCCAATCCCCACAAGCTCAAGTTCGTTGCGCTGGAGGCAGCCCAATTGCCCCGCGTGCTGGAAGACGCTGACTATGTGGTGGTCAATGGCAACTTTGCCGTTTCCTCGGGCCTGAAGCTGAGCGAAGCCGTGGTGCTGGAAAAGACTCCCGATCTGTACCTGAACGTGGTGGCCGTGAAGACCGGCAACGAAAACAGCCAGTGGGCCAAGGATCTGGCCGCCGCCTACCGCTCGCCCGAGTTCAAGGCCGTGGTGGACAGCCAGTTTCCCGGCTACTCCAAGCCTGCCTTCCTGAAGTGA
- a CDS encoding DEAD/DEAH box helicase: MTFEELNLAPAILKAVQEQGYENPTPIQAQAIPLVLAGHDLLAGAQTGTGKTAAFTLPMLQRLSEGTAPQNKFGGKGIRTLVLTPTRELAAQVEENLRSYAKYLDINSTVIFGGVGMKPQIARIEKGVDVLVATPGRLLDLAGQGFMDLSTVEMLILDEADRMLDMGFIHDVKKVLALVPKDKQSLLFSATFSDEIRELASGLLKNPQSIQVTPRNTTVQRIKQVIHPVGRGKKKQVLLHIIQENNWSQVLVFTRTKFGANNVAEYLTKNGVSAMALHGNKSQSARTQALEGFKTGELRALVATDIAARGIDIDELPNVVNYEIPNISEDYVHRIGRTGRAGREGNAVSLVCMDEEGFMMDIERFTKQEIPVQPIEGFGPEEGEVAEPIAMGRQTLWGGAGKPPSRDVMQAAAKAARQEMMERIRTNKTAGTDRGRGNRRPAAAQGQDPAGTQGDQGAEGQRPARQHNKPRSNNRTQQRGQSADRNQHSDQPQFGQADRAPRPQNGQQRPAKRSGSNGARQFGDRERSGGRYEDQPPRPDAHLGTQLGHARGNGPRGSGNGGQPDPMRTSVDSMADRGRRGGFGGGRGGFGGSGNRGGGRGGFGGGYGR, from the coding sequence ATGACATTTGAAGAACTGAATCTGGCACCCGCCATTCTCAAGGCCGTACAAGAGCAGGGCTACGAAAACCCCACCCCCATTCAGGCTCAGGCCATTCCCCTGGTTCTCGCTGGCCACGACCTGCTGGCTGGTGCCCAAACCGGCACTGGCAAAACCGCAGCCTTTACGCTGCCCATGCTGCAGCGTCTGTCCGAAGGCACCGCACCCCAAAACAAATTTGGCGGCAAAGGTATCCGCACTCTGGTGCTGACACCCACTCGCGAATTGGCCGCTCAGGTTGAAGAAAACCTGCGCAGCTACGCCAAATACCTGGACATCAATTCCACCGTCATCTTCGGCGGTGTTGGCATGAAACCACAGATTGCCCGCATTGAAAAAGGCGTAGACGTGCTGGTGGCCACACCTGGTCGCTTGCTGGATCTAGCCGGCCAGGGCTTTATGGATCTGTCCACCGTCGAGATGCTGATTCTTGATGAAGCCGACCGCATGCTGGACATGGGCTTCATCCACGATGTCAAGAAAGTGCTGGCACTGGTGCCCAAGGACAAGCAAAGCCTGCTGTTCTCCGCCACCTTCAGCGATGAGATCCGCGAGCTAGCCAGCGGCCTGCTCAAGAACCCCCAGTCCATTCAGGTCACGCCGCGCAACACCACGGTGCAGCGCATCAAGCAGGTGATCCACCCCGTGGGCCGCGGCAAGAAGAAGCAGGTGCTGCTGCACATCATCCAGGAAAATAACTGGAGTCAGGTGCTGGTGTTCACGCGCACCAAGTTCGGTGCCAACAACGTGGCCGAATATCTGACCAAGAATGGTGTCAGCGCCATGGCCTTGCATGGCAACAAGAGCCAAAGCGCCCGGACACAAGCACTGGAAGGCTTCAAGACCGGTGAGCTGCGTGCATTGGTGGCTACAGATATCGCGGCACGCGGCATCGATATCGACGAATTGCCCAATGTGGTGAACTACGAGATCCCCAATATCTCGGAAGACTATGTGCACCGCATTGGCCGTACCGGTCGTGCAGGTCGCGAAGGCAATGCCGTGAGCCTGGTCTGCATGGACGAAGAAGGCTTCATGATGGACATCGAGCGCTTCACCAAGCAGGAGATTCCGGTGCAGCCCATCGAGGGCTTCGGCCCCGAAGAAGGCGAAGTGGCCGAGCCCATCGCCATGGGTCGCCAGACACTATGGGGCGGCGCAGGCAAGCCCCCCAGCCGTGATGTCATGCAAGCAGCGGCCAAGGCCGCTCGCCAGGAAATGATGGAGCGCATTCGCACCAACAAGACTGCTGGCACAGATCGCGGACGAGGAAACCGTCGCCCTGCCGCCGCCCAAGGTCAAGATCCAGCCGGAACACAAGGCGATCAGGGTGCAGAAGGTCAACGCCCGGCACGCCAGCACAACAAGCCACGCAGCAACAACCGCACACAACAGCGCGGCCAAAGCGCGGACCGCAATCAACACTCGGATCAACCTCAATTCGGCCAAGCTGATCGCGCACCTCGCCCACAGAATGGCCAACAGCGCCCTGCCAAGCGTAGCGGCAGCAACGGTGCTCGACAATTTGGTGATCGCGAACGCAGTGGCGGTCGTTACGAAGACCAGCCACCTCGCCCCGATGCTCATCTGGGCACACAACTCGGTCACGCCCGCGGCAACGGCCCACGGGGCAGCGGAAATGGCGGCCAGCCAGACCCCATGCGCACCAGCGTGGACAGCATGGCTGATCGCGGTCGTCGCGGTGGCTTCGGCGGCGGCCGAGGCGGCTTCGGCGGCAGCGGCAACCGAGGTGGAGGCCGCGGCGGCTTTGGTGGCGGCTATGGCCGCTAA
- a CDS encoding M14 family metallopeptidase, producing MESWLQSVSGKAANGQRLDVATIGTSQRGQPLLALLAAQGQSTQATSLNNNGKPTVLLVGQQHGDEPASAEALLAITRELGQGGLLSPLLQQINVIIVPRANPDGAQTASTLTADGTDLAHDHLTLSTPEAQALAKLARNYRPAVVIDLQEFAAGGSFLQRFEAVQRYDTLLQPAATANGHEFVNKAAREWITDPMRNALSQSEISSDWYYETSTQANDKTLSMASIAPNSLSNASSLKNAASVLVSSRGSDLGRLHIQRRVHSLVTAVNSALRSAAAKAKNLNQVESFVARDIASQACRGTVVVQAQKTPEQRNISMFQANSGQELQARVDWNSSLTLKSSQTRPRPCGYWISGESSQAVERLRMLGIQVAQIAEPGQMLADSYQSQQTGGFVLTRGSIDTPAGSYYISLNQAKANLAVAALEPDTQYNYLYKHLITMPSDIARVVTAPSVVFEEEAE from the coding sequence ATGGAAAGTTGGTTGCAGTCAGTTTCAGGGAAAGCGGCCAACGGCCAGCGACTGGATGTAGCCACCATCGGCACCTCTCAGCGCGGCCAGCCTCTGCTCGCCCTCCTCGCCGCACAAGGTCAAAGCACACAGGCGACCTCCCTGAACAACAACGGCAAGCCCACTGTCTTGCTGGTCGGTCAACAGCATGGGGATGAACCTGCAAGCGCCGAAGCACTACTTGCCATAACCCGTGAGCTGGGGCAAGGAGGGCTGCTGTCGCCACTGCTGCAACAGATCAACGTCATCATCGTGCCGCGCGCCAACCCCGATGGAGCCCAGACCGCAAGCACATTGACCGCTGATGGCACCGACCTGGCTCACGACCATCTGACGCTAAGCACGCCTGAAGCACAAGCTCTTGCCAAACTGGCCCGCAATTACCGCCCAGCAGTCGTGATTGATCTTCAAGAATTCGCCGCTGGAGGCAGCTTCCTGCAAAGATTCGAGGCAGTTCAACGGTACGACACCCTGCTCCAACCTGCAGCCACTGCCAACGGTCATGAATTTGTGAACAAAGCTGCACGCGAATGGATCACCGACCCCATGCGCAACGCGCTGAGTCAATCGGAGATCAGCAGTGATTGGTATTACGAAACCAGCACACAGGCCAATGACAAAACACTGTCCATGGCCAGCATTGCGCCCAATAGTCTAAGCAACGCCAGCAGCCTCAAGAATGCAGCGTCCGTTCTTGTATCCAGCCGGGGCAGCGACTTGGGCCGTCTGCACATCCAGCGCCGTGTGCATAGCCTGGTCACCGCAGTCAATAGCGCTCTGCGCAGCGCTGCAGCCAAGGCAAAGAACCTCAATCAGGTGGAATCCTTCGTTGCTCGCGACATTGCCTCTCAAGCCTGCCGTGGAACAGTGGTAGTGCAAGCCCAGAAAACGCCCGAACAACGCAATATCAGCATGTTCCAGGCCAACTCTGGCCAGGAGCTTCAAGCCCGGGTGGACTGGAACTCGTCTCTGACACTCAAGTCCAGCCAGACAAGACCACGTCCCTGTGGATACTGGATCTCCGGCGAGTCCAGCCAGGCCGTTGAGCGTCTGCGCATGCTGGGCATTCAGGTTGCGCAGATCGCTGAGCCGGGTCAAATGTTGGCTGATAGCTACCAATCACAGCAGACCGGTGGTTTTGTACTCACTCGCGGCTCTATTGATACACCTGCGGGCAGTTATTACATCTCCCTCAATCAGGCCAAGGCCAACTTGGCCGTTGCAGCCCTGGAGCCTGATACCCAGTACAACTATCTGTACAAGCACTTGATCACAATGCCTTCCGATATTGCACGAGTCGTCACCGCACCCTCGGTAGTATTTGAAGAAGAAGCGGAATAA
- a CDS encoding MetQ/NlpA family ABC transporter substrate-binding protein, which produces MTHLFSVARRRRGLLATTLLAGAALVMGVLPATAQDAGKKQLVIGGTAGSNIDQLQYGIVPILQKKGYKVRLVEFNDYVQPNLALADGSLDANFFQHEVYFNQFKGDRKLDLTALVQGPIAPMGVYSKQRKSLAELKEGDRIALPNDASNLARGILLLQQAGLVKLKEGVNPLRVSELDLASNPKKIKLVPLDAAHLPRALDDAQYAIINGNFAISSGLKLSDSVLLEKTPEHYLNIVAVKTKDKDAQWAKDLAAAYKSAEFKSVVDSKFAGYAKPAFLQ; this is translated from the coding sequence ATGACCCATCTTTTTTCCGTGGCACGGCGCCGCCGCGGTCTTCTGGCCACCACTCTGCTGGCAGGCGCTGCACTGGTCATGGGCGTCTTGCCGGCGACGGCCCAGGACGCGGGCAAAAAGCAATTGGTCATTGGCGGCACGGCAGGCTCCAACATTGATCAGCTGCAATACGGCATCGTCCCCATCCTGCAGAAAAAGGGCTACAAGGTGCGTCTGGTGGAGTTCAACGACTATGTGCAGCCCAATCTGGCCCTGGCCGATGGCTCGCTCGATGCCAACTTCTTCCAGCACGAGGTCTATTTCAACCAGTTCAAGGGCGACCGCAAGCTCGATCTGACGGCCCTGGTCCAGGGGCCGATTGCTCCCATGGGCGTCTACAGCAAGCAGCGCAAGAGCCTGGCCGAGCTGAAGGAGGGCGATCGCATCGCCCTGCCCAATGACGCCAGCAATCTGGCGCGGGGCATCTTGCTGCTGCAGCAGGCGGGGCTGGTCAAGCTCAAGGAAGGCGTGAACCCGCTGCGCGTGTCCGAGCTGGATCTGGCCTCCAACCCCAAGAAGATCAAGCTCGTTCCCCTGGACGCAGCTCATCTGCCGCGTGCGCTCGATGATGCGCAGTACGCCATCATCAACGGCAACTTTGCGATTTCCTCGGGCCTGAAACTGTCGGATTCGGTGCTGCTGGAAAAAACGCCCGAGCATTATCTGAACATCGTGGCTGTCAAGACCAAGGACAAGGATGCCCAATGGGCCAAGGATCTGGCTGCAGCCTACAAGTCCGCCGAGTTCAAGAGTGTGGTGGACAGCAAGTTTGCGGGCTATGCCAAGCCCGCATTTCTGCAATAA
- the ettA gene encoding energy-dependent translational throttle protein EttA has protein sequence MAQYVFSMNHLTKTVPPKRQILKDISLSFFPGAKIGVLGLNGSGKSSLLKIMAGVDKEFEGEAIPMAGLSIGYLPQEPQLNPEHTVRQAVEEAMAEVNNAKARLEEVYAAYAEEDADFDALAAEQGELEAIIAAAGTDSEHQLEIAADALRLPAWDAVIGQLSGGEKRRVALCKLLLSKPDMLLLDEPTNHLDAESVDWLEQFLHRFSGTVVAITHDRYFLDNAAEWILELDRGHGIPYKGNYSDWLIQKGNRLEAEQKGEEARAKALKKELEWVRQNAKGRQAKSKARIARFEELSDYEYQRRNETQEIFIPVAERLGSKVIEFKNVSKAFGDRLLIDNLSMNIPAGAIVGIIGPNGAGKSTLFKLIAGKEQPDNGTVEIGQTVKMAFVDQHRDALANEKTVWEDISGGLDMINVGKFTMASRAYAGRFNFNGQDQQKKVGMLSGGERGRLHLAKTLIQGGNVLLLDEPSNDLDVETLRALEDALLEYAGTVMVISHDRWFLDRIATHILAAEGDSQWVFFDGNYQEYEADKKKRLGEDGAAPKRMRYKALK, from the coding sequence ATGGCTCAATACGTTTTTTCGATGAACCACCTGACCAAGACTGTGCCGCCCAAGCGCCAGATCTTGAAGGATATTTCACTGAGTTTTTTCCCTGGCGCCAAGATCGGCGTGCTGGGTCTGAACGGTTCGGGCAAGTCTTCGTTGCTGAAGATCATGGCCGGCGTGGACAAGGAGTTCGAAGGCGAGGCCATCCCCATGGCAGGCCTGTCCATCGGCTACCTGCCACAGGAACCCCAACTGAACCCTGAGCACACCGTGCGTCAGGCGGTCGAAGAAGCCATGGCTGAGGTGAACAACGCCAAGGCACGCCTGGAAGAGGTGTATGCGGCCTATGCCGAAGAAGACGCAGACTTCGACGCGCTGGCTGCCGAACAGGGCGAGCTGGAAGCCATCATCGCTGCCGCAGGTACCGACTCCGAGCACCAGCTGGAAATCGCCGCTGATGCGCTGCGTCTGCCCGCATGGGATGCCGTCATCGGCCAGCTCTCCGGTGGTGAAAAGCGCCGGGTGGCACTGTGCAAGCTGTTGCTGTCCAAGCCCGATATGCTGCTGCTGGACGAGCCTACCAACCACCTGGATGCAGAATCGGTGGACTGGCTGGAGCAGTTCCTGCATCGCTTCTCGGGCACGGTGGTGGCCATCACCCACGACCGCTACTTCCTGGACAATGCCGCCGAGTGGATTCTTGAACTGGACCGTGGCCACGGCATTCCCTACAAGGGCAATTACTCCGACTGGCTGATCCAGAAGGGCAACCGTCTGGAAGCCGAACAAAAGGGTGAGGAAGCCCGTGCCAAGGCTCTGAAGAAGGAGCTGGAGTGGGTGCGCCAGAACGCCAAGGGTCGTCAGGCCAAGTCCAAGGCCCGTATTGCCCGCTTCGAAGAGCTGAGCGATTACGAATACCAGCGCCGCAACGAAACACAGGAAATCTTCATTCCTGTGGCCGAACGACTGGGCTCCAAGGTCATCGAGTTCAAGAACGTTTCCAAGGCTTTTGGTGACCGTCTGCTGATCGACAACCTGTCCATGAACATCCCTGCCGGTGCCATCGTCGGCATCATCGGCCCCAACGGTGCCGGTAAATCGACGCTGTTCAAGCTGATTGCGGGCAAGGAACAGCCCGATAACGGTACGGTTGAAATCGGCCAGACCGTGAAGATGGCCTTTGTGGATCAGCACCGTGATGCGCTGGCCAATGAAAAGACCGTGTGGGAAGACATCTCCGGTGGTCTGGACATGATCAATGTGGGAAAGTTCACCATGGCTTCGCGCGCTTATGCGGGCCGCTTCAACTTCAACGGCCAGGACCAGCAAAAGAAGGTGGGCATGCTCTCCGGAGGTGAGCGCGGCCGTCTGCACCTGGCCAAGACCCTGATTCAAGGCGGCAATGTGCTGCTGCTGGACGAGCCCTCGAACGACCTGGACGTGGAAACCCTGCGAGCTTTGGAAGACGCGTTGCTGGAATACGCCGGTACCGTGATGGTGATTTCCCATGACCGCTGGTTCCTGGACCGTATCGCCACGCACATCCTGGCCGCTGAAGGCGATTCGCAGTGGGTGTTCTTTGATGGCAACTATCAAGAATATGAAGCGGATAAGAAAAAACGTCTGGGAGAAGATGGTGCTGCACCCAAGCGCATGCGTTACAAGGCGTTGAAGTAA
- a CDS encoding DUF1631 family protein — MSLAQASVSVLRTCLVQAVRGADALMQRLLQRTEYALEQALFHDSPNIQRDVLSAALHNLQQHRAHLISSYPQNLLEALVLSARQPFSFTAQSLDMGDASLRSLTGMAESAHRQLQAEHKLLQMVAPQVELALADLDALMCGAQGLELANPECNPLRPENYVRALDQSLTAVQPAAEVAQCWRDLMGPQLGSILVTEYAKVATLLRQQSVQPARYGVESTDGHSSQSLLTLRLLQEMATDLRWIEDRYFTVPQSLTDSMLAGWPEPSAMAATQPDVLLGLQTGWASYSSNALQMTEPSQLSGGMGLQLPALAPSQTPQALVQVRTVQRMMAHMYSDARLLPAVQSVLHELEPSLVRLVEHDATFFDNRQHAARQLLDELTARSLWFVSESALGFAHFIEVARAVAARLAGLQQINAQTFVLALQFAREQWPPDGALGTVISLSTFAEPASTSQGLMTSALGLLERPSVQGLIRSKPDARSIAQTIRNLPSAKGVPEDILDFVTGPWAEVVARAQQRQGEGSERDPGGYLALVPSLLWSVSAQAAQDTARLIALAPRLQRRLARGLQSVGRSEAEIAALAARIGSLQQQALDMGGVEPRQPEPEGATVSVEQAPSLPQTQPMPAAMPEIEAMPTPEPSKSVSDTAVQWSLGTWVELRSERQQLRTQLTWVSPQQSLFLFTAEDGSTQSMTRRMRDKLLAKGQLTRIAAQV, encoded by the coding sequence ATGAGCCTCGCCCAAGCATCTGTATCCGTGTTGCGCACCTGCCTTGTCCAGGCAGTGCGTGGCGCGGACGCATTGATGCAGCGCCTGTTGCAGCGTACCGAGTACGCCCTGGAACAGGCGCTTTTTCATGACTCCCCCAATATTCAGCGCGATGTGCTGAGTGCAGCACTGCATAACTTGCAGCAGCACCGCGCGCATTTGATCAGCAGCTACCCGCAGAATTTGCTGGAAGCACTGGTCCTGTCTGCCCGGCAACCGTTTTCCTTCACTGCCCAGTCCCTCGATATGGGGGACGCATCGCTGCGCTCACTGACAGGCATGGCAGAGTCCGCCCATCGACAACTGCAGGCAGAGCACAAGCTGCTGCAGATGGTGGCGCCGCAGGTAGAGCTGGCCCTGGCAGATCTGGACGCATTGATGTGCGGTGCGCAAGGTCTGGAGCTGGCCAACCCCGAATGCAATCCCCTGCGGCCTGAAAACTATGTGCGAGCCCTGGATCAGTCCTTGACGGCTGTTCAGCCTGCAGCCGAAGTGGCGCAATGCTGGCGCGATCTCATGGGGCCGCAACTGGGCAGTATTCTGGTGACGGAATATGCCAAGGTGGCAACACTGCTGCGCCAGCAAAGCGTTCAGCCGGCGCGCTACGGGGTCGAATCCACAGATGGTCATTCATCTCAGAGTCTGCTGACCTTGCGATTGCTGCAGGAAATGGCAACCGATCTACGCTGGATTGAAGATAGGTACTTCACCGTGCCACAGTCATTGACGGACTCGATGCTGGCAGGCTGGCCTGAGCCGTCAGCGATGGCTGCAACCCAGCCCGATGTGTTGCTGGGATTGCAGACCGGCTGGGCGTCGTATTCCAGCAACGCCTTGCAAATGACCGAGCCGTCGCAGCTCTCGGGAGGGATGGGCTTGCAACTGCCGGCTCTGGCACCCAGCCAGACGCCACAAGCCTTGGTGCAGGTGCGTACGGTGCAGCGCATGATGGCGCATATGTACAGCGATGCCCGGTTGTTGCCTGCAGTGCAAAGCGTGTTGCATGAGCTGGAGCCCTCTCTGGTTCGCCTGGTCGAGCATGACGCGACATTTTTCGACAATCGACAGCATGCGGCCAGGCAATTGCTCGATGAGCTGACGGCGCGCAGCCTGTGGTTTGTGAGCGAGTCTGCGCTGGGTTTTGCGCATTTCATTGAGGTGGCAAGGGCGGTGGCAGCCAGGCTGGCGGGTTTGCAGCAGATCAATGCTCAGACCTTTGTGCTGGCTTTGCAATTTGCGCGTGAGCAGTGGCCGCCCGATGGGGCATTGGGCACGGTCATATCGCTGAGCACCTTTGCAGAGCCTGCAAGCACAAGTCAGGGGCTGATGACATCGGCGCTGGGTTTGCTTGAGCGGCCGTCCGTCCAGGGCTTGATCCGCTCCAAGCCCGATGCCCGAAGCATTGCACAGACGATTCGCAATCTGCCCAGTGCCAAAGGGGTGCCTGAAGACATTCTGGATTTCGTGACAGGCCCCTGGGCGGAGGTGGTCGCGCGCGCGCAGCAGCGCCAGGGCGAGGGCTCCGAGCGCGACCCGGGCGGCTACCTGGCCTTGGTGCCCAGTCTGCTGTGGAGCGTGTCTGCCCAGGCCGCGCAGGATACGGCAAGGCTGATAGCTTTGGCGCCCAGGTTGCAGCGGCGCCTGGCTCGCGGCTTGCAGAGCGTGGGGCGTTCGGAGGCCGAGATCGCAGCGCTGGCTGCACGCATAGGCAGCTTGCAGCAGCAGGCACTGGATATGGGTGGGGTTGAGCCACGCCAGCCTGAGCCTGAAGGTGCAACTGTGTCTGTAGAGCAGGCTCCATCTTTGCCGCAGACGCAGCCTATGCCCGCTGCGATGCCTGAGATTGAAGCGATGCCCACGCCAGAGCCCAGCAAGTCTGTGTCAGATACCGCTGTGCAATGGTCGCTGGGTACCTGGGTAGAACTGCGCAGCGAGCGCCAGCAACTGCGCACGCAACTGACCTGGGTCAGCCCGCAGCAAAGTCTGTTTCTGTTCACCGCAGAGGATGGCAGCACGCAGAGCATGACGCGGCGCATGCGGGACAAGCTGCTGGCCAAGGGGCAGTTGACACGCATCGCTGCCCAGGTTTGA